ttttttcattgcCTCCGTTAATTTAAACAGTTAAGCACTGAGCGAATGTTATTTCCTtaggcctgagatacacttgtaaattttacttacgtaggtaagtagggacacagctatactacagaatgagagatgaataacgttatctcattctaacaaatagctttgtccctgcttacgtaagtaaaacttacaagtgtatctcaggccttAAACAGTTGAGAACCTCAACCTAACTCTTGGCTGCGATTGGCTAAAAATTTTAGCCAACCAACTTTCTTACCACACCAGCCAATTCGCCGCGCTCAAATAAAGAAAGGGCGTCTTAGCCTCATttatttaaggttcaattttgcTTGGCTTGTTGTGGTTAGTTAGAAATACTACAGTAAGTTTTTTTAGGTCGTCCAAGAATACGAGAGGGCCGTCATCTTTCGGCTCGGCCGGCTGCTCTCTGGAGGCGCAAAGGGACCGGGTACGTACTTTTAGAAAACTTTTTATTCACCATAACTTTTCGATAACcgccagttttttttaaacagtactTGAACCAAAATGTATTGGAAAAATGCACCCCTCTTTATCAAACACTATCATCATATCATGAACCTATAGTTTCTAGGtcgatttattttttaaatataaaaatattgaattcatGGTTAATCTAGGAAGTGCATTTGGATTAATATAAATCTTcatcatattttaaattttaacctCTGACGGCCCACCATACAAGAAACGTGGGCAGTTTATGAATCAATGGTATTACAAAATAAACGAACGAAAAAAAGCAACGtccatttaaattttataatttgtaCTATTATTAGTACGGTGGGTCGCTAGAGGTTAAAAACACACAATGGTAAGCTTTGCTACGAATAGCTACGAGCTACGCCGTAGTCCGTAGCAAGTTTACGCGTTACTTTAGCCAAGGGATACTATTCTGATTTTAAATTCTGTTAAGCttttgatattgatttgataCGGTCGGTCGCGcttggggcccactgattaacagtccgccggacggtatcggcctgttagttatagaacaaaattttgacagttccgaacaactgacaggccgattccgtccggcggactgttaatcagtgggtccctttatTGTACAAGTTCGTATCATAAGATCATAACAATGTAATAATTCCATCTAAATggcttcagcggtttaagcgggaacagacagacagacaatttttttcttctgTCAAACTGATGTAGGTTCAAGGAAACAAAGTAGGTTTTAGGTAGGGATTTACGTATCTGATATTCTAGAGATCTaagcagtggcgtagctagaggatatggcgcccggggcaggcaccaaatttgcgcccccccccccccccaaacgaaatgaactaacgaaagggtaactttttacttattaaagtttacttttgatttagacaaataagtgtttttttagtccatcggtggctaacaagcttacgactcacctgatggtaagcggtcaccgcatcctatggacgtctacactccaggggcgggtaatgcgcgttgccgaccattttaaaacttatacacttctttttggagatctccttagacttgaagattcaatatcgcttgtaagtttgggatcgtagactattcatagcgcgcctttggactgatttgaagggaccaaggtggcatctaggtgctcctgcccaaaggtgacagcagtactctttatatgggatctgtccatggtcgtacgcagcattttttaaggggtggggcagaagtaggggaggctggggacgttaacagagtacggttgaaacagagattcttagcttatggtcagagaccagggtgggacaactgccccaccttgccccaccgtgggtacgcctatggatctgtctgccccagagtaaagtatcgcctccctttattgagcacaccgagttttttggatacgagcgcagcctacccagcaagatggctacgaaattattggacgtcactgatggagatgtcaacaccgaggctcccaatactccctgacatgggatgggttgtgccttgaaaaataaggttttcttagcggtaaacgcgcaaaattgagccttggtgggattgaattggactaaattctcccgatcccacaccaAAACTCTGGATacctcaatacctgacacaggtttttcacggcattctagtatcacagaacgagatgttggcacggcatgtgttatacaggttggtccaaaccttgccgtccaaaatttttttttagattcctcatgctgtgggctatcagaatatgtatgttagccgacttttcgtagttttcgaattatgatttttattgttattacttttaacttttgttgagaaattccggggtgaagcaattatttattaaaaaaaactattgaacttttttgaatatttctttttgtaacataatccttcacaaacggcgcagttgctaaataaaaatcagcatcctcacttggctgagttgggaaaaaaagacaaacttttacgttcaagcattgtcaagcttagatgttgcccttacctaaataaataaaaaatacaagcgatttcaaagacttggttattttagaaactgctagaccctacgtttttttaaaaggtcaaaaaactgatacttaatagtcataatttgtcagagtcgccggccaaaggaactgaggtggaaagcttccaaattagtaattcattacaaaaatcctcttttgttatttctactattattttatggggtcacttccccatcgctatttatgttatcagtgcaaataccacgaacaattattagaaggcataaaagcaacgcaaagcttcaccccggaatttcttaacaaaagttaaaagttaaactcgaaatctactaaaaatcggctaacatacatggggtatattctgataaccaacgacgagctaggattccaaaaaaatttttttcacgtcaaggtttggaccaccctgtatacagggtggctaaaaaataactgcatttccgttgccagggaggttttgggattatactgaccaATTTTTACTttgagaccaacccctaagtcgcgaaaaaaaaaatatgactgtttcctacattttggctggtccattttctatgggaggtatttggcccattttggcgcccccccttggacggcgcccggggcacgtgccccccccagcacccccctagttacgccactggatCTAAGTCGCTGTGCGGAATAATACTGTGCAGGGGATCCTGTAATAAATCGTATTAACCATGGTGTCGGCCGCCATTCTATTCACAGTCCGGTTCGTGGAAATGTTGGACCTATTATGTCTCATCCTATTATTTGGCCTGCGTTAATTATACAAAGCTATATTTAGCTTTTAGTCCGTTGTGCATTATGGAAAAAAGCTTATTTTAATACGagtagatacctacattatatcaATTCTATGATTTGACTTTTACGCATTGTAGACGACTTTTGTATATCTACAACTTTTTGAACCACATCctgatatgtatacatatacatatttatatgtgAATAAGTTGAAATTTCGGTCACTGCCGCTATAATgtgctaacatggagctgatcttaTAATGTAGTCGGAAGGTAGCCAAAGGAACTCCTCGATGGAAAATCACAAACACATCGAGTTGAGGtttaggctcattagaaaggtCTCGAGAATTACTTGGTTTGATAGTAAACGTAAACGGAAGCAAGGTGGGCAGCACCTACGTTACAAGGATGTGCTTAAGCGCCACCTAACTGCCTGCGGTATACCACCTGACAAATGGGAGGAGCTTGCTTCTCAGCGGCCAGAATGGCGTTCTCGCGTTAAGTTGAGCGTAAAGAACTTTGAAGACGCACGTCTCACTGATCTTGATGCGAAACGTCAGATACGTAGATCCCGGCCGAAACCCTCctataattatacttacaataattctggtcaactttactgccccacctgcgatagagtttttaaaagtaagttcggctttgccagccatatcagagctcacgctcgtaattagctagggtcgccgttgccgattacggcatggataacTATATATATGAGAAGTACATAACAGTCAGGTATAAGAGTGTGTGTCACAATTGTcacaaacatatttttgacagtAACTTGTTGTTTTAATTAATGTTCACAGGTATATTCTTCATTTTGCCCTGTATCGACACGTACGCGCGAGTGGATTTACGAACACGAACATACGACATTCCACCGCAGGAGGTCTGAATAATTATTTCTCATAATATTgacttcggttaccgcgataattactcatgaaataaaactattaaaacggatacCGCGTATATGGGTGATCCGTTGACCatgaacgctgtaaagggttcgaaacgtcgggatgtacttagttataaattcaatatgcgcgacataatccgttttaatagttttatttcataattatttcTCATTAAACTAATTTCACGATTTAACTTATACTTGCTGCAAAATTAAGTATTTAGCGAGTCAGGCCTTAAATTATTTCTCTTCTCTAAAGCGAGTACCCACACTAGTATGTAGCCtgtcattatgtagcagtcacataaacttaCTATTGTAAATACCTGTCTGTCATTTCTCGAAATAGCTAGCTAGACCACGACATATAGTGCTtgaatttacctagatttaattgAGCTAAAAGCTAAACTGTCTCTTCCAATCAGGTACTAACTAAGGATTCCGTGACGGTATCGGTGGACGCGGTGGTCTATTACCGCGTCCATAATGCCACCATATCCATAGCCAACGTTGAAAACGCTCACCACTCCACACGGTAAGCTACTATAGGGTAAATGTGGCGAAGACCGTCCATTAGGTAATTACTAAGGATTCCGTGACGGTGGACGCGGTGGTCTATTACCGCGTCCATAATGCCGCCATATCTATTATATATAGCCAACGATGATGCCCACCACTCCACACGGTGAAAACAcatccagaaacttcctgctcCGCACAACTAAACTGTGGAACGAACTTTCGCCCGCAGTATTTCCGGACCTAAACGATCTTCAAACCtttaagaaaagagcgtacttccATCTTAAAGGCTGACCCAGACATGTAATAACATGTACAGACAATGTAACATGTAAAAACATGTATTTTATGTAGGCTCCTGGCACAAACGACTCTTCGAAACACGATGGGGACCCGCCCGCTGCACGAGATTCTCAGCGAGCGCGAGACTATATCTGGCAACATGCAGATCTCTCTGGACGAGGCCACGGAGGCTTGGGGGATCAAGGTCGAGCGCGTTGAGATGTGAGTAGTACGGTCACAGACTTTTACGAGTATTGTTGATCCATTTAGGGTTCAAACTAATTTGGTTTTTAATACTAACGGTATAATGTTCAATGTAAAGTGGACCCTAAATGTCTCATGTCTCAGCAATTATAATCCGTTACTGTTCCGATATATTTTCGCTTGGTGCactatatttttttcctttcgaATTTCCTAGCTTTACGCTGCTATTAGGGCGTCTGCTAgatggcgcgggtgcacggagcgggcgcgAAACACGTTTGTAAAATCCGCGttcgctccgtgcaaccgcgccagctagcggacccCTTAAGTTTTTCATCTTGTTTTGACAGCACTAATAAATcttaaatatacatacttaggaTAGTCACATTGGTAACTTACTAATCTCAATTTTATAGATTTTAAACAACACCTATACTTTTATGTTGTCTCTTATGATTTATTCTGAGCCTTGCCCTGCAATTTGATCGCCGTTAGGAATTACTTAACCtgattaaattgaaataaacatGTGTAATTAACGGCATTTGTCCACCGTTATCGATCGAGCCCGACAATGGTGTAGCTTGTTAACTGGGCAATAAAAAAACAGGTTAATTAAGGATCATCATCACAGGCCGTTGCgttaaatacctacattgatATAATATATTGGTATATTAATTCGAGAGTCGattggaattaaataaaaaaaactatgaaactattgtttgtatttttatattttcgtaaataaattattacaatatAGGGACAAATCACACAAATATTGTCTTGCAGCAAGGACGTCCGCCTGCCGGTGCAGCTGCAGCGGGCCATGGCTGCCGAGGCCGAGGCCGCTCGCGAGGCCCGCGCCAAGGTCATCGCCGCCGAGGGCGAGCAGAAGGCCTCGCGGGCGTTGCGCGAGGCCTCTGAGGTTATTGGAGACAGTCCAGCTGCTCTCCAGCTTCGATATCTGCAGGTCTGTGCCTTTTTCAACCTAATCgaacgatttaaaacataataaacttctctcaaaaaaaaatttaattgcACAGCAATATTTAAGTATTACCTACTCTGTTTTCATGtgcatacagatgtagtgcataattgttttccattgtattttctcggaaacgaaCGTAGGTATTTGTTAtgttacttcagtcaacctcgtACTTTTTGTAACGAGACTGACTGTAAAGCAAGACGCGTTCGTATGTTTCCGTGAAAAAACGAtggagttagatatctattcgatgtgaattggatctctaagcagtgaaagcatataactggaaaccgcctttgggaacattaccgttcaaattctcgggccaaattagcacacatacacaattacgcctacatttaaataagacgatacgtttacagagcctgtctctattacactaacgtacacagctaagtgtacgtactggccgctgagagttcgcggtacatatttgattagaatatgacttggacagggataggtttatgccatacattgaagaaccagtcaaataattcacgtataataatttaatgcagattaaaagataactagttaaaatgttgttatgaaattaaatgacagactaactcaacataattaaatattcattgttgtaggtataaatgtattccgctataataagtattttgtatattttattatcaatctgtatggcagtgcgaagtcacgttcagagcccgtaccatgagtcactgacagtgtcaaaactgacatttacgctatcgagaacgtaatttactttctatacatctcgtttgcactaatatgcgagtacgagcgagatgtatagaaaataaattacgttctcgacggcgtttgtcagtgccaaactgatggtagccgtactggtatagtctgtccgtttttctaagatcaagtacgccatagtaaatgtatggcgaacttgatcttagaaatcggacaggctatacagcctgcaaaatttacatgggtaggttAGTTTagacgaatcgggtcaaaaacatttgaacaggcggagtcacaataaatccccactttcagttccaatggaaatattttatatgtatatagccggtcaagcaagtttgtcagctgaaaaaggcgcataattacaattttgtatgggaccataaccgttcgcgcgcttacattttctaaattcgccgctcttttctactgacggaaatggcttgagagagaacctacatatatgtgacagtagagggtggattaaaatgatcaacattttgaaataatgtgtgtatttgttaaattaattccttaattaataatttaaagttagaaaatacctaaaccaatcataagttcatttggcataaaaccatccctattatcctcgcaatttaaaaagtcgtatgttgttatgaaagtcgtatgcagttgttacgttttagcttagcacggtagtattgaaaaaatgtcgtcatgtttattccaaattttactgaagttatctgtttactacaagtgaaaagtgattccactgtccttgatatgaactaaaacaacttctgcaccacttcacgacacatgaagacatttttaattacaaaaaaacgtagtttttataaacgaatttagccatccgtcactgactgtcatctcggccgcactgaagttgccaatcgaacagtctgtaagcaccgcctacaatcgaatactttacgttgggtcataattgagcggacagaatacttccatggtttatatgcgttcactgtctctaagtcatatcttgtggaaatcgttcaagtatctccagaatcgcggaaatgtcaaatttgacaggttagatcctaaaaatatcgttatcgtatcttggtgatgtctaaaagatatcttatagatatctatttcaaaatccgaatcgggcccatagttgcttatttaacttttttatttcagaCCTTGAACACCATCTCAGCAGAGAAGAACTCGACGATAGTATTCCCTCTCCCCATCGACCTCTTAACATATTTTATGAAGGCAAAAGAAGAGACTATGTAATAATAATGACAGGCACTTTAGGCATGAATctatataggtattaggtaaacacggtatctataaataaaagacattaaatattatatttgaatgttGACAGACAGTTTAATCAATGTTGCATACATACAAATATATTTACGgaatatataaaaaacaaaaaaaaatagatcaaTTTGATAATTAGCTAATCATCTTCGTTTTGCTATTACTGTCTCACCACAGTCCTCACGACACAGGCTTGACCTAGTGTGAGGGCTACTGTTAATCTAACTGTAATGTAACGTGTGTATTATACTtgtataattacctacttttgtCAATCTTGCTAGTTCTActtggttaataaataaattttgtatttgtattgtattgtatatgtattacTATGACTACAAATATATTAGAAATGTatcataaatattgtattataggtaagtaggtactgtaCGTGGATTCAAAATAGGTACTACTTTAAGTAAATAGCAACATgtcaagaaataaaatattttataaagctggtcaagcagatcttgtcactagaaaagggcggcaaatttgaaaaatgtagacgcgaagggatattcgtcccatagaaaaattgaatatcgcgcctttttttactgacaaggtctgcttgaccagctatatgtaggtatagctgttataaaaaaatatttaataattattaagtacaaATGTATTCACTAGATCAAATGATTGTagttaacaaattttatttacttaaatatattttacattatgtaCAATCGCCCATGAATTGAGCCCCTGTGcgattgtacc
This genomic window from Cydia amplana chromosome Z, ilCydAmpl1.1, whole genome shotgun sequence contains:
- the LOC134661947 gene encoding band 7 protein AGAP004871 isoform X1, whose translation is MIEMSSRQNLYPTITATNDDHDSESKTCGKILVVLSWVLVVMTMPISLLICFKVVQEYERAVIFRLGRLLSGGAKGPGIFFILPCIDTYARVDLRTRTYDIPPQEVLTKDSVTVSVDAVVYYRVHNATISIANVENAHHSTRLLAQTTLRNTMGTRPLHEILSERETISGNMQISLDEATEAWGIKVERVEIKDVRLPVQLQRAMAAEAEAAREARAKVIAAEGEQKASRALREASEVIGDSPAALQLRYLQTLNTISAEKNSTIVFPLPIDLLTYFMKAKEETM
- the LOC134661947 gene encoding band 7 protein AGAP004871 isoform X2, with translation MTMPISLLICFKVVQEYERAVIFRLGRLLSGGAKGPGIFFILPCIDTYARVDLRTRTYDIPPQEVLTKDSVTVSVDAVVYYRVHNATISIANVENAHHSTRLLAQTTLRNTMGTRPLHEILSERETISGNMQISLDEATEAWGIKVERVEIKDVRLPVQLQRAMAAEAEAAREARAKVIAAEGEQKASRALREASEVIGDSPAALQLRYLQTLNTISAEKNSTIVFPLPIDLLTYFMKAKEETM